Proteins encoded in a region of the Planococcus shixiaomingii genome:
- a CDS encoding ABC transporter permease, which yields MSYWTLSITLIFVVLPLLLSKTLNLGLERDTVIATLRSIVQLLAVGYILKFVFDSGSLVYIFLMVTLMIVAATHNAQKKGAAIKGIIWKVAVTLVFVEVLTQSVLLGFGITPPTAQYIISISGMVIGNSMVLSILFLNRFTAEVESHQDETELVLSLGGTPKQAIHSQLMHSIKASMIPTIESQKTVGLVQLPGMMSGQIIAGADPIQAVQFQLLIMFLLLTTAAVTSVLLGFLSYPTLFNQRMQLLKS from the coding sequence ATGAGTTATTGGACATTGTCAATAACGTTGATTTTTGTCGTTCTTCCGCTCTTGCTATCGAAAACGCTGAATCTTGGATTAGAACGAGATACTGTAATTGCAACCTTGCGCTCGATCGTTCAGCTTCTTGCGGTCGGCTATATCTTGAAGTTTGTTTTTGATTCTGGGAGTTTGGTATACATCTTTTTGATGGTTACGCTGATGATTGTTGCAGCTACCCACAATGCCCAGAAAAAAGGAGCTGCCATCAAAGGCATCATCTGGAAAGTGGCCGTAACGTTAGTGTTTGTGGAGGTGCTGACGCAAAGTGTGCTGCTTGGTTTCGGAATTACGCCGCCCACTGCGCAGTATATTATCTCGATCAGCGGCATGGTCATTGGAAATTCGATGGTCCTGTCGATCTTGTTTCTGAACCGCTTTACTGCGGAAGTCGAATCGCACCAGGATGAAACGGAACTTGTCTTATCGCTCGGCGGAACACCAAAACAAGCGATTCACAGCCAATTGATGCATTCGATCAAAGCAAGTATGATTCCGACCATCGAAAGCCAAAAGACGGTCGGGCTTGTTCAATTGCCGGGAATGATGAGCGGGCAAATTATCGCAGGAGCAGATCCGATCCAAGCGGTGCAGTTCCAGTTGCTCATCATGTTCCTGCTCTTGACGACTGCGGCAGTTACCAGCGTACTGCTCGGATTTTTATCTTACCCCACTTTGTTCAACCAACGGATGCAATTGCTAAAAAGCTGA
- a CDS encoding ABC transporter substrate-binding protein codes for MKKKTARLVYLILALLLLLAACSGGNESTPSEGGGTASEEDKQGGTLVYGRGADAVSLDPINVTDGESIRVTHNIFETLLEYDENLELQPKLATEYSSSEDGLTWNFKLREGVKFHDGADFNAEAVVFNFERWMDPENPYHKGDFPYYPFLYGGFKGDENHLIEHVKATGEHELEIKLKRKTAPFLSYLAISMFGIASPAAIEQYEGDVNEHPVGTGPFMFEEWNRNSTITLAKNPDYWIEERPYLDKVIFQVIPENAARLNALQTGEIDVLDGMNATDTNVVEETQGLELLKRPSFNIGYMAFNTEKKPFDDPKVRQAINMAINKEEIVNAFYNGLAETATSPLPPSLWGYDDTLDPYEYNVEEAKKLLAEAGYENGFETELYTMSNPRPYMPEPVKIAEAIQSDLAEVGITAEIISSEWATYLDDTKQGKHSMAMYGWTGVMADPDNFLYPNLSKTNTEKPAQNIAFYKSDEFTSLITEARETIDQDKRIELYKQAQQLFQKDAPWVMLAYTTPPLAQMDYVEGYEPHPMSNDLLTDVYLTNQ; via the coding sequence ATGAAGAAAAAAACAGCCAGATTAGTTTATCTGATACTAGCGTTGCTATTGCTACTAGCCGCTTGTTCAGGCGGCAACGAATCCACACCTTCTGAAGGCGGCGGTACGGCATCGGAAGAAGACAAGCAAGGCGGTACGCTTGTCTACGGACGCGGAGCTGATGCCGTTAGTCTCGATCCCATTAATGTGACCGATGGGGAATCAATACGCGTGACGCACAATATTTTTGAAACGCTGCTCGAATACGATGAAAACTTGGAACTGCAGCCCAAACTTGCAACAGAATACAGTTCAAGTGAAGACGGATTGACGTGGAATTTTAAGCTGCGTGAAGGAGTTAAGTTCCATGATGGCGCAGACTTTAATGCTGAAGCGGTTGTCTTTAACTTTGAACGCTGGATGGACCCAGAAAACCCGTATCATAAAGGGGATTTTCCTTATTATCCGTTTTTGTATGGGGGGTTTAAAGGGGACGAAAACCATTTGATCGAACACGTAAAAGCGACTGGTGAACACGAACTGGAGATAAAGCTGAAACGGAAAACAGCGCCGTTTTTAAGCTATTTGGCTATCTCCATGTTCGGAATAGCGAGCCCGGCAGCAATCGAGCAGTACGAGGGCGACGTAAATGAGCATCCGGTTGGCACAGGGCCTTTCATGTTTGAAGAATGGAACCGAAACAGTACCATTACACTGGCTAAAAATCCGGATTATTGGATAGAAGAAAGACCCTATTTGGATAAGGTCATTTTTCAGGTAATACCGGAAAACGCTGCTAGGCTGAATGCTTTACAGACCGGAGAAATTGACGTTCTGGATGGCATGAATGCGACCGATACGAATGTCGTTGAGGAAACACAAGGGCTCGAGCTGTTGAAGCGCCCGAGTTTCAATATCGGCTACATGGCATTCAATACGGAGAAAAAGCCGTTTGATGACCCGAAAGTGCGCCAAGCAATCAATATGGCCATCAATAAGGAAGAAATTGTCAACGCTTTTTATAATGGCCTTGCGGAAACAGCGACAAGCCCGCTGCCTCCGTCGCTATGGGGGTATGACGACACGTTGGACCCATATGAATACAATGTGGAAGAAGCGAAAAAGCTACTGGCAGAAGCGGGGTATGAGAATGGCTTTGAAACGGAATTGTATACAATGAGCAATCCGCGCCCGTACATGCCGGAACCGGTGAAAATTGCAGAAGCCATCCAGTCAGATTTGGCAGAAGTGGGCATCACAGCAGAAATTATTTCCTCTGAATGGGCGACTTATTTAGACGATACAAAACAAGGAAAGCACAGCATGGCGATGTATGGCTGGACCGGTGTAATGGCGGATCCTGACAACTTCCTGTATCCAAACCTCAGCAAAACCAATACAGAAAAGCCAGCCCAAAATATCGCTTTCTACAAGAGCGATGAATTCACTTCGCTGATTACAGAGGCGCGCGAGACAATCGATCAGGACAAACGCATTGAATTGTATAAACAAGCGCAGCAGCTGTTCCAGAAAGATGCACCTTGGGTAATGCTTGCGTATACGACGCCACCATTAGCGCAGATGGATTACGTCGAAGGCTACGAGCCGCATCCAATGAGCAATGATTTACTGACCGATGTTTATTTGACTAACCAATAA
- a CDS encoding nitroreductase family protein: MLNAIDQNIVNRRTIKAFKQDPVDIEEIIELLNIAKWAPNHKVNEPWRFQLYAGAGKDKFVQAFVDAMPTVEGEVSQKVKNKAQYFRDIPLHLVVIMPEDPRQRRWDEDYGAISSMIQNFQLAAWARGIGMIWRSNDWIYDPKFREAIGVMPGEKIVATLMIGYPKHVPEKKPRTDIREKLIIINE, translated from the coding sequence ATGTTAAATGCAATAGACCAAAACATCGTCAACAGACGGACCATCAAGGCTTTTAAACAAGATCCTGTTGATATTGAAGAAATTATCGAGCTGTTGAATATCGCAAAATGGGCTCCAAACCATAAGGTCAACGAACCGTGGCGCTTTCAATTGTATGCAGGGGCAGGAAAAGACAAGTTTGTCCAAGCTTTTGTAGACGCGATGCCGACAGTCGAGGGTGAAGTGTCACAGAAAGTGAAGAACAAAGCGCAGTATTTCCGGGATATTCCTTTGCATTTGGTGGTCATTATGCCTGAAGATCCCCGCCAAAGAAGATGGGATGAAGATTACGGCGCTATTTCTTCTATGATTCAGAACTTCCAGCTGGCTGCCTGGGCACGCGGAATCGGCATGATCTGGCGTTCGAATGATTGGATTTACGATCCGAAGTTTCGGGAAGCCATCGGCGTTATGCCTGGCGAAAAAATTGTGGCGACACTCATGATCGGTTATCCAAAACACGTTCCTGAGAAAAAACCTCGGACAGATATCCGTGAAAAACTGATTATCATTAATGAGTAA
- a CDS encoding alpha/beta fold hydrolase has protein sequence MPYVPIEESVSLHYETYGTGMPIVFIHPPVIGQRVFKHQKKLSKYYQTIFYDLRGHGQSSKGKTPLSILLLANDLKKLLDELGIDKAVICGFSNGGTVAQEFALLYPERTIALLLSGGYSRVNSPNLSGLIRLAMSMAKLRKIPVLAKLQAKTHKYFKEDEKDFFDYGKKADADSVYEYCRAGLHYNASHSLYRLKMPILLVYGSLEVAMHHYRKDFQKAAPQTTVEFIKWASHRVPPRHFPQFNGVIHKFLQKLDKPPALR, from the coding sequence ATGCCCTATGTACCTATTGAAGAGTCTGTTTCGCTGCATTACGAAACTTATGGCACTGGAATGCCAATTGTGTTCATCCATCCTCCCGTCATAGGCCAACGAGTTTTCAAGCACCAAAAAAAGCTGTCTAAGTATTACCAAACCATCTTTTATGATCTTCGCGGACACGGCCAGAGCTCGAAAGGAAAGACACCTTTATCTATCCTTCTGCTGGCCAATGATTTAAAGAAACTGCTCGATGAACTCGGCATAGACAAAGCTGTGATTTGCGGTTTTTCCAACGGCGGCACCGTTGCCCAGGAATTCGCTTTGTTGTATCCGGAACGCACCATCGCTTTGTTATTAAGCGGAGGCTATTCTCGTGTAAATAGCCCTAATTTATCTGGCTTGATCCGTTTAGCCATGTCCATGGCTAAGCTGCGAAAAATTCCGGTTCTCGCCAAACTGCAAGCTAAAACACATAAGTACTTTAAAGAAGACGAAAAAGATTTTTTCGATTATGGGAAAAAAGCTGATGCCGACAGTGTTTACGAGTATTGCCGGGCGGGACTTCACTATAACGCAAGCCATTCTCTTTATCGGTTAAAAATGCCTATTTTGCTGGTATACGGTTCTTTAGAAGTGGCGATGCACCATTATCGGAAAGATTTTCAAAAAGCCGCTCCCCAAACTACGGTTGAGTTTATAAAATGGGCTTCCCATAGAGTGCCCCCACGCCATTTCCCACAGTTTAACGGGGTCATTCATAAATTTCTGCAAAAACTGGACAAGCCACCTGCCCTTCGCTAA
- a CDS encoding saccharopine dehydrogenase family protein translates to MKKKWMIYGASGYTGELIAHEAVKRGFSPVLGGRSEENLLPLAIKLKLEVREFPLDAGASAFLEDIDLVLHCAGPFSNTSAPMVEACIAAASHYLDITGEIAVFEHTQSKNLIAKERGIVLCSGVGFDVIPTDCIALKLKELLPDATHLSLGFDSDSGISPGTMKTMIQGLGGGSAERRDGALTPVPLGSQRRTIDFGRGLRSAMGIPWGDVSTAFHTTGIPNISAWIPMAKSRILGARLLAGIGPVLATSFMQNKLKDWVDRNIAGPDETLRSNAPAFVWGEARNAAGQIKTVRIQTANVYDLTVNGSLAVVEKLLKSEYKGGSFTPASLFGSHFIEELPGSSKFQID, encoded by the coding sequence ATGAAAAAGAAATGGATGATTTATGGAGCAAGCGGCTATACAGGGGAATTGATCGCACATGAAGCGGTAAAACGTGGTTTTTCTCCTGTTCTCGGAGGCCGCAGCGAAGAAAACCTTTTGCCTCTTGCCATTAAACTAAAATTAGAGGTTCGGGAGTTTCCGCTTGACGCGGGAGCTTCTGCCTTCCTTGAAGACATTGATCTTGTGTTGCACTGTGCGGGTCCTTTCAGCAACACAAGTGCCCCTATGGTCGAAGCCTGCATTGCAGCGGCTTCCCACTATCTGGATATCACTGGTGAAATTGCTGTTTTTGAGCACACTCAATCAAAAAACTTGATTGCAAAAGAACGCGGCATCGTGCTTTGTTCAGGGGTAGGGTTTGACGTCATTCCGACCGATTGCATCGCCTTAAAACTAAAAGAGCTACTGCCGGACGCCACACATCTTTCGCTCGGATTCGATTCAGATTCCGGGATATCTCCGGGAACCATGAAAACTATGATTCAAGGGCTGGGAGGCGGAAGCGCTGAACGCCGGGATGGTGCGTTGACTCCAGTTCCACTCGGAAGCCAGCGCCGCACTATCGACTTTGGGCGAGGTCTCCGTTCCGCTATGGGCATTCCATGGGGCGACGTTTCCACTGCCTTCCACACAACTGGCATTCCGAACATCTCCGCATGGATTCCAATGGCGAAGTCCCGCATATTAGGTGCGCGGTTGCTCGCAGGAATTGGTCCGGTTCTTGCAACTTCCTTTATGCAAAATAAATTAAAGGACTGGGTGGACCGCAACATAGCCGGTCCTGACGAGACCCTTCGGTCCAACGCTCCCGCTTTTGTCTGGGGAGAAGCACGGAATGCAGCAGGCCAAATAAAAACCGTGCGCATTCAGACCGCCAATGTGTATGACCTGACTGTGAACGGCTCTCTAGCTGTCGTAGAAAAGCTGCTAAAAAGCGAGTATAAAGGCGGCAGTTTTACCCCTGCCAGTCTTTTTGGTTCGCATTTTATCGAAGAATTGCCAGGATCCAGCAAATTTCAAATCGACTAA
- a CDS encoding DUF485 domain-containing protein, whose translation MSKTIAGGKARAVQVKGTKGSKAVKGNAGKEAVPDFNAIEASAGFRELMKKKKAFLVPVTVLFLGLYLLFNIIISYTNWLDKPFIGDISWVWVFAFSLFAMTWILVTIYMKRAEKFDEMAKDTLKEFNYDKEENR comes from the coding sequence TTGTCGAAAACCATTGCAGGAGGTAAAGCGCGTGCTGTCCAGGTCAAAGGAACGAAGGGAAGCAAGGCGGTAAAAGGGAATGCAGGCAAAGAAGCAGTGCCGGATTTCAATGCAATTGAAGCATCAGCCGGATTTAGAGAACTGATGAAAAAGAAAAAAGCGTTCTTAGTTCCGGTTACTGTCTTGTTTTTGGGTTTGTATCTCCTTTTTAATATCATCATTTCGTATACTAATTGGCTTGATAAGCCTTTTATCGGGGATATTTCCTGGGTATGGGTGTTTGCATTCAGTTTGTTTGCCATGACTTGGATCCTCGTAACCATTTACATGAAGAGAGCGGAAAAGTTTGATGAAATGGCTAAAGATACCTTAAAAGAATTCAATTATGACAAGGAGGAAAACCGATGA
- a CDS encoding GNAT family N-acetyltransferase: MAIRYENFSPDKEAFFELFETTGWNVKYGFTADELAKAVNNSYFIVCAYSGLKLIGTGRIISDGVYQTLIGDMIVHPDYQQQGIGSEILTALIEKCRQDGMKQIHLTSAKGKMDFYKKFGFEARPADAAGMQKYL; encoded by the coding sequence ATGGCCATCCGCTATGAAAATTTTTCACCTGACAAAGAAGCCTTTTTTGAATTATTTGAGACAACCGGCTGGAATGTTAAATACGGTTTTACAGCAGACGAGTTAGCTAAAGCGGTAAACAACAGCTATTTTATAGTTTGTGCGTATAGCGGCCTCAAGCTGATTGGTACAGGGCGCATCATTTCAGATGGAGTCTATCAAACCCTGATCGGAGATATGATTGTCCATCCGGATTACCAGCAACAAGGCATCGGGAGCGAAATCTTGACTGCACTTATTGAAAAATGCCGACAAGATGGCATGAAACAAATTCATTTGACAAGCGCGAAAGGAAAAATGGACTTCTATAAAAAATTTGGCTTTGAAGCGCGCCCTGCTGATGCAGCTGGTATGCAAAAATACCTGTAG
- a CDS encoding solute symporter family protein, whose product MNATVIIIFLIIVAMTLVITYFAAKRTNTTSDFYTAGGGLTGWQNGMAIAGDYLSAASFLGIAGSIALFGFDGFLFSIGYLVAYLVVLFVVAEPLRNLGKFTLADMINARFDAKKVRGAAALSSITIVIFYMIAQLVGAGALIQLLFGIEYIWAVLLVGVMMTIYVLFGGMTATSWVQIIKAVLLMVGTVILSFLVLQRFDFSILEMFAQVKTATPHGEAFLNPGVRYKIPMDTISLMLALVLGTAGLPHILMRFFTVRDAKTARSSVMWATWIVGIFYVMTIFLGFGAAAFVGSDLIIATNPAGNMAAPLLAQALGGDILMSFISAVAFATILAVVAGLVLSGASAFAHDIYGQIIKKGKATERQQMLAARYASVGVAAFSILLAIFAQSLNVAFLVSLAFCIAASANLPVIVYTIFWKKFNTTGAVTAIFTGLISALVLVSISPSVMNPEAGAAIITGTPIFPLTNPAIVSIPLGFIGGVVGTLLSKEVDIKKYAEVKVRANTGGFRQL is encoded by the coding sequence ATGAATGCTACAGTAATCATCATCTTTTTAATTATCGTGGCGATGACCCTTGTCATTACATACTTTGCGGCAAAGCGTACGAACACTACCAGCGATTTTTATACGGCTGGCGGCGGCTTGACAGGCTGGCAAAACGGAATGGCGATTGCGGGGGATTATTTGTCCGCAGCTTCATTTTTAGGGATTGCAGGATCTATTGCATTGTTCGGCTTTGATGGATTTTTATTTTCTATCGGTTATTTAGTAGCCTATTTGGTTGTTTTGTTCGTTGTGGCAGAGCCTCTGCGCAATCTTGGGAAATTTACCTTGGCAGATATGATCAATGCCCGTTTTGATGCCAAGAAAGTACGCGGAGCAGCGGCGTTGAGTTCTATCACAATTGTTATTTTCTATATGATCGCCCAATTGGTAGGGGCAGGCGCACTTATTCAATTATTATTCGGGATCGAATATATCTGGGCAGTTTTACTTGTCGGAGTAATGATGACAATTTATGTTCTTTTTGGGGGCATGACGGCCACAAGCTGGGTTCAAATCATCAAAGCTGTCTTGCTGATGGTCGGTACGGTCATCTTATCGTTCTTGGTGCTGCAGCGTTTCGACTTCAGTATCTTGGAAATGTTCGCCCAAGTAAAAACCGCAACACCTCATGGGGAAGCTTTCCTGAACCCAGGAGTCAGATATAAAATTCCTATGGATACCATTTCCCTGATGCTTGCTTTGGTGCTGGGTACAGCGGGCTTGCCGCATATTTTGATGCGTTTCTTTACGGTAAGAGATGCCAAGACTGCGAGAAGTTCCGTTATGTGGGCGACATGGATTGTCGGGATTTTCTATGTTATGACAATTTTCCTTGGCTTCGGAGCAGCGGCATTCGTTGGGTCTGATTTGATCATTGCAACAAATCCTGCAGGGAACATGGCGGCACCGCTTTTAGCTCAAGCGCTCGGCGGAGACATTCTCATGTCATTCATTTCAGCCGTCGCATTTGCCACCATCTTAGCGGTTGTGGCAGGGTTAGTGCTATCAGGTGCATCAGCATTTGCCCATGACATTTATGGCCAGATTATTAAAAAAGGGAAAGCCACAGAGCGCCAGCAAATGCTGGCTGCCCGTTATGCATCTGTTGGAGTGGCAGCGTTCTCCATTTTGTTGGCAATATTTGCCCAAAGTTTGAACGTGGCGTTTTTAGTATCATTGGCGTTCTGTATTGCAGCTAGTGCAAACTTGCCGGTAATCGTCTACACGATTTTTTGGAAGAAGTTCAACACGACGGGAGCGGTTACTGCTATCTTTACCGGCTTGATCTCTGCATTGGTCCTTGTATCAATCAGCCCAAGCGTGATGAATCCGGAAGCTGGCGCAGCTATTATCACAGGGACACCAATCTTCCCATTAACGAATCCAGCAATCGTCTCGATTCCGCTTGGCTTTATCGGTGGTGTGGTCGGTACGTTGTTGTCAAAAGAAGTCGATATCAAGAAATACGCAGAAGTCAAAGTCCGTGCCAATACGGGTGGCTTTAGACAGCTGTAA
- a CDS encoding DUF2975 domain-containing protein: MKHKQSLTLFLKAVLFLIGIAALVFCLVALPGMASRDAAAHPETAYLQYPFLICAYILFTPFFMALYQTFKLLSYIDKNQVFSEVSVRALKHIKYCALVIGLFFAVGLFSLALFIGEDIAGMITLCLICIFSSSIIATFTAVLQKLLKEAFEIKSENDLTV, encoded by the coding sequence GTGAAACATAAACAAAGTTTAACCCTTTTCCTGAAAGCGGTTCTTTTTCTTATTGGAATAGCTGCCCTTGTTTTTTGTTTAGTTGCACTGCCAGGAATGGCCAGCAGAGATGCAGCAGCGCATCCAGAAACGGCCTACTTGCAATATCCCTTTTTAATATGCGCTTATATATTATTTACTCCCTTTTTTATGGCGCTTTATCAAACCTTCAAGCTATTAAGTTATATAGATAAAAATCAGGTTTTCTCGGAAGTATCGGTTAGAGCCTTAAAACATATAAAATACTGTGCTCTCGTAATCGGTTTGTTCTTTGCAGTGGGATTATTCTCCTTAGCTCTTTTTATAGGAGAAGATATAGCGGGCATGATTACGCTATGTTTAATCTGTATTTTTTCTTCTAGCATAATTGCAACTTTTACAGCTGTTCTTCAAAAATTGTTAAAAGAAGCATTTGAGATTAAATCTGAAAATGATTTGACGGTCTGA
- the coaW gene encoding type II pantothenate kinase: MIVGIDAGGTLIKVAYTENESLQFIKFPIAEMDRVASWVNEQSDSKVCVTGGKAGVLLSLLNQEAREIVEFEATHLGVKFLLARMELQEESYLVTNVGTGTSIHCIENDRQERIGGTGVGGGTLLGLSHLLTGVTDYEEIVRMASAGSRDRIDLKVKHIYEGKEPPISGELTASNFGNNLFAVAGELSKEELLATVIGLVGETVSTVSVHAAKQCGCSTIIYIGSSFFHNPLLKEVVTSYTLLRGATPLFLENGEFSGAVGAMSLLQE, encoded by the coding sequence ATGATTGTCGGAATAGATGCGGGCGGTACGCTGATTAAAGTGGCTTACACTGAAAATGAGTCGCTTCAATTCATAAAATTCCCGATTGCCGAAATGGATCGGGTGGCTTCCTGGGTGAACGAGCAGAGCGACAGCAAAGTCTGCGTAACCGGCGGAAAAGCAGGGGTGCTTCTTTCGTTGTTAAACCAAGAAGCTAGAGAAATTGTGGAATTTGAAGCAACCCATCTTGGCGTAAAGTTTCTTTTGGCTCGTATGGAGCTTCAAGAAGAGTCCTATTTAGTCACGAATGTCGGGACCGGAACGTCCATTCATTGCATCGAGAACGACCGCCAAGAACGTATTGGCGGAACTGGTGTTGGAGGCGGAACTTTACTCGGATTGTCGCATTTGCTGACTGGTGTAACCGATTACGAGGAAATCGTGAGAATGGCCAGTGCAGGATCTAGAGACCGAATTGATTTAAAGGTAAAACATATATATGAAGGAAAAGAACCGCCGATTTCAGGAGAACTGACAGCAAGCAATTTTGGCAATAATCTTTTTGCGGTTGCTGGAGAACTATCCAAAGAAGAACTATTGGCAACCGTCATCGGATTGGTGGGGGAAACGGTCAGTACAGTTAGCGTCCATGCGGCTAAACAATGTGGCTGTTCGACCATTATCTACATAGGATCGTCATTTTTCCACAATCCATTATTAAAAGAAGTAGTAACCAGCTATACGCTGTTGCGCGGCGCTACTCCGTTATTCCTTGAGAATGGAGAATTTTCAGGAGCGGTCGGAGCTATGTCGTTGTTACAAGAATAA
- a CDS encoding S8 family peptidase: MSRVQLIPFRIEEITTAAPQIPEGVRMIKAPEVWEKAVSGKGNVIAILDTGCQSDHPNLEDRIIAGRNFTPDYNKDEANFEDNNGHGTHVAGTAAGSLRDGGITGVAPEAQLLILKVLNAEGSGDYAGIISAIQYAIDWTGPNGEKTTVISMSLGGPDDVPELHEAVKRAVDEGIPVVCAAGNEGDASPATDEFGYPGAYMEVIQVGAVDFNRKIAPFSNTNNEIDLVAPGVNIQSTYLDGKYARFSGTSMATPHVSGALALVKNIAETEFDRKLTEAELYAQLVRRTLPLGYPKTAEGNGLLELDALEKIEQILLRLGSSEDAKT; this comes from the coding sequence ATGAGCAGGGTCCAACTAATTCCTTTTCGCATTGAAGAAATAACAACGGCAGCCCCACAGATTCCAGAAGGCGTCCGGATGATCAAAGCGCCGGAAGTGTGGGAAAAAGCAGTGAGCGGCAAAGGAAATGTCATTGCGATTCTTGATACAGGTTGCCAATCCGATCATCCCAATTTGGAGGACCGCATTATTGCCGGACGAAACTTTACGCCGGACTATAATAAGGATGAAGCCAATTTTGAAGACAACAATGGCCATGGCACCCATGTGGCCGGAACGGCTGCCGGATCTTTAAGAGATGGCGGTATTACCGGAGTGGCGCCTGAAGCGCAGCTTCTTATTTTAAAAGTATTGAACGCTGAAGGCAGTGGCGATTATGCAGGCATTATTTCGGCTATTCAATATGCAATTGATTGGACAGGTCCGAATGGCGAGAAAACGACTGTCATTTCGATGTCGCTCGGAGGGCCGGACGATGTGCCCGAGCTTCATGAAGCAGTCAAGCGTGCGGTGGATGAAGGAATTCCGGTGGTTTGCGCCGCTGGCAATGAAGGTGATGCCAGTCCGGCAACCGATGAATTTGGCTATCCGGGGGCATACATGGAAGTAATTCAAGTTGGAGCGGTGGATTTTAATAGGAAGATAGCGCCTTTTAGCAACACGAACAATGAAATCGATCTTGTGGCTCCTGGCGTCAACATTCAATCCACTTACTTGGATGGCAAATATGCCCGCTTTTCCGGCACTTCAATGGCGACGCCTCATGTTTCCGGAGCCTTAGCTTTGGTAAAAAACATTGCGGAAACTGAATTCGATCGCAAACTGACAGAGGCGGAACTTTATGCACAGCTTGTTCGGCGGACGTTGCCTCTTGGTTACCCAAAAACAGCAGAAGGAAATGGATTGCTGGAGTTGGATGCTTTGGAAAAAATTGAACAAATTTTGCTCCGTTTAGGCTCGTCGGAGGATGCAAAAACTTGA